The DNA region ttaaattctattttattttatagttatAGAATTGATTGTTTGAAAGTCTATAtgccatattttatttttttcgattCCAATTTATTGCTTAATCCTTATACCATATTTCGTGCAAAACAAAACTTATTTGAATTTCATTAAACATaacattcaattaatttttgaGCGAATTATGAAAAGatatttattctattaatttactCATGTGTACTATTTTTGAAAAGTATTGACATTTGGTActtataatttttcttaaatatgTTGAATCACAAAATTCTAATTCTCTTTAGAAAAAACAATGAGAGAACATTAAACGCAAAGTTcaaatttttgttaattattttatttttagatgaTACCCAAAACCACAATGCATTAGTAAAATACAAAGTACTAACAAATAAAAGGAACTGAAAAAGATTGCTTATGTGAACATATTAAAGTCGTTTTTGTTTTAAACTTTGTGTTTTAACACTAGACCTTATCTGAATCTGACAATTTCTATTATCATTTCATTAGAACTATTATCATTTCACTAGAagtactatcattttattaattagtagtattttCTTTGTCTCGGGTTATTTTGGATTGTCTTGCATATTTGAGTCATTTTACGACAAAATAGTCCGtccaatattatttaaaaaaacaactcATTTCTCTACTTGCTTTAACTAAACTTATTcattctactttattctcaatttatttcatttatttactaaatatgggtttcataatttcattttacaCGAGAAAGTAAATTGAAAAGTAATAATGTAAAGTGAAATTGTGCATTCCTAAATTAGGCAATAGTAGAGGGAGAGTACGACTCCCGTAAACGAAGATTGCGAGCTGTACTCTGCTTCCATTTTCAGATAATTCGCCAACTATTTTTTTCACACACATACTATGTGAATGCATACACTTCTATATATAGCTCCTGCTTCCTCTTACTATTCCACTTTTTCCTCCATTTCTACTTCTCCCATTCCCAAATTTTCCCCTTGTCTTTCCTTTCTCGGCTCAATCCTCCCGCAATCAAGTAATTCCTCTGCTCAATTCTGTACCCTGATCCGCGCTATTCGATTTTATCATTCACTACAATTAGGAATTTGAAGCTGAGAATTAGTAAGAAATTGGAATTCTAAATGTTTGGAATTATTAGGTCAACCCTACAATTATTGTATGTGAATTTTGCATGCATTTATTAGCTTCAATAAATGAACTACGGATCATCGTTGTTGTTTCCTTATTTGGTTAATACTGTTGCGTTGGTAGTAATGGTTAGATAAAATATACAGCTAtaggtttatttattttaaaaagagATTATTTCCGATTAGCTGTGTCGTGTGTTCATTAATTGAATGTTGATCTCGCATTAATTTAGAGTTCCAGATTTGTTAACTTAGTTGATTCATTTAGTTTTGATGTTAGGTGTTTTGAGTTTCTGGGCGGCGATATGAATCTGTCAACATCTATTTATGTTGTGTTATTACTTTTCATTTCCATGGTATAAATTTGAATTACACATGCTATAGTAGCCATGGATGTTTATAATAACTCAACATTTTTCTGCATATTGTATCAATAATTTGATTTCTTCGATTTTATAGCTGCTTTGTGGATTATAAGGTTTGTTAGATGTGCTTGAGCAAATGGGCAACAGCAGTACTGCTGAGAGTGAAGATGGCGTGCTCTCTGCTGATTCACCTCTGAGTAACGATGGCGATAATTTTGGTGGAAGCTCTAGTGGGGGCATTGTTCTGAAGAAAGGGCCGTGGACAGCAGCTGAGGATGCGATTTTAGTCGAGTACGTGAAGAAGCATGGAGAAGGAAATTGGAATGCAGTTCAGAAGCATACCGGGCTTGCACGTTGTGGTAAAAGCTGCCGGTTGAGGTGGGCTAATCACTTGAGACCTAACCTGAAAAAAGGAGCATTTACATCAGAAGAAGAGCGGATTATAATCGAGCTTCATGCCAAAATGGGGAACAAATGGGCGCGAATGGCAGCACACGTAAGCTTCAAGCTTCACTTTAACTACTTTGTGGATATTTTTGCCGTTATCTAGAACTTAACATATTTGATCGGATAGTAAACATATTGGAAAGACTCCCATGGTGTTTTTATGAAGATTGAACTGTTGTAGTTTGTTGTTCTTATATGATGGTTGCATCAAATAGCTgatatgtgctctgttttgAAACTCCTAGCATGTAAACCCGTACATATAGTGTGAGATCAAAATTTGTGCTGGCCTTTTTAAGAGTTATAACTTAAGCATCAGGAGCTATTCTATGTGAAAAATGGTGGGTTAGTTCCCAGTAGCATGTTTTTGGGCTTGTAGTTGGTGTTTATAATGCCCTTCGTTTAAAAGAAGTATATTGATATTTCTCAGGTCACCATCTAATACACACTTTTCCACTTGACATCTCTCTGGTGAAATGACAGTATAAATCTAAAACACTGTAATTACTTTCTGATGAATTCTTCCAAGTATCATGAAATGAATAATTTCCCTCGATGGTAGCAGATATTAAGATGGTAACTCTATGGCATTCTGATTATGGAATTAAGTAATTAACATAGCGATGCATGGCTGCCGTAGAACTTCTGTATGCAGATAGTTTTTATGGGTGAAAGAAGGAAATACGAAAAGAGAAGAATGTATTTGGTACTTGGTAGGTTAAGATAACTTAAGGAATTGCATATCATcctctgtttttttttatataatgggCCTTTGCACGTTCAGATATAATGTGATTTGAGGttccaataattttttatttctttcctgggatctttactttttctcctctAATTTCAGTTGCCAGGGAGGACAGACAATGAGATAAAGAACTATTGGAATACTCGAATAAAAAGGCGTCAACGTGCCGGTTTATCCCTTTATCCTCCTGATTTATGCCTACAATCGCTTCCAGAGAATCAGCAACAACTTAGTTCGCCCAGGATATATGATGGAGATAAAGCATGTGATATTTTGCAAAGTAATGGTTACTGGGCACCTAATATCATGTTTGATAGTTTAAACAATTTCAGATATGCACCAGCAATTCCAGGTATTCCTGGCAGCGTATCAATGGGTAACGGTTTTGCTTCTCCTCACTCTTATGGTTTTAACCCTCAAACTATAGGAGTCTCTGGACAGGCTCGAGAACCAGATGAGCCTATGTCAGACTATGGAAGTGGTGGTGTTAATGAGGCACCTATGTTTAGCAGGACTCAAACTGATAGTTGTGTCAACAAATCATTTCAGTCCTTTGGTCTATGCTACCCTTATGACACTGACCATACCAAGAAACTATTTTCGTCTGATGTCAATCCAGACACTCCTTTTATGTCAGATGTCACTTACTCTGCTTCAGAGCACTTTGCAAATGCTCAGAAGTCGGAGCTCCCTTCACTCCAATATCAAGAGACTGGACTAGGTGTCTGGGATCCTGCACCTGAATCATTCGATTCTTTGGTCCAGTCTCCTCTACCAGGCCCACTCCCATCGCATTGTCCTTCGCCAGGGAGCAGTGGCCTTTTAGaagatttaatttatgaagCTATGGCTCTGGGAAGGTCGGAGAATCAATCTTCCGCCTTGGCAACTCCATCTAACGTCAGCCATGGAGAAGTAACAGATGGTTCTGCCCTTAGAACATGCTCCACAGAGTTCAAAGGCTGTATTGATCGCAATTCTCCATCAGGTAACTCAATGGGGTCCCTTTTCAACAGGTACACTCCTACCACTGGAAAGTCATTGGAAGACGATGTGACTAGTAAGTAGCCGCTGTTTCTCTATTGAAGTAACTCTATATTGATTATTTATGGAAAACTCGGATGCATTCAAGTAAATTTGTTTCTGTCAAACTTGTAGATGTTAGCTGTAGAAACTTGACACACATCCAGCTTGTGACCCGTTTGATTTCTTAAATCAACTCTTTTAAGTTTGTCATAAATAGATTCTCTTAGGTTCTGCCCTTTTAGACGCGTCTCAGTATCATGATTCAGTCCTGGATGCTATTGCTTGATGCGTTTGTTTCAATTTGTTGCAGTCAAAGTAGTAGAAATTAGCCTTAACATGACATCTATACGTGACCAATTAGGATTAACTTGCACTTCATCAAATTGCTAGCTCCGACTCTTAAAGTTTCTTAAGTCGACTCTTAAAGTTTTTCGACTATGATTATTTTGTGTCCGGCCCTTTTAGACTCGTCCTGGTATCATATTCAGTCATGGACGCTATTGTTTTCAACTATAAATGCATCATGAATTGTTTAATCTCTTTTTGTGTAGTGCACCATGTGAAGTCAGAAGTGTTCGATCCAAGTTGGATCCTGGATGGTGAAAGCAAAGTGGACTATTTGAGACCGGATGCTATGCTTGGATCATGCTGGGTCGAGCAGAGTGGACCGGCTTCGAAGCAGAGGGGCTCGATGGCAGCTCTTCTGGGGGACACTTCTGCTTCTGCTTCAACTCGGGGCTTTACTTCGTGCTCATGGAATAACTTGCCGCCGGTCTGCCAAATCTCCGACATTCCATGAACCAACAAAACTCAATTTATAACATTGTTTTTAGCGATTTGCATGAACCAAGACGATTATCACAATAACACTCTTGTATGATGAAATTCCATTGGCGAAACTATCCTACACATTTTGCCATTCTCAACCATATGTTGTGATGCTATCTTACAACATATATCACTGTCTTAGTTTTTTGCACCAAGATTTGGCTGTGACCTCGTTATCAATTTTTAGAATTGAATTTGACCACGTCCAATGTTAACTAGGCTGAAAATTTGTGCGTGTTAGGTGTATCAGATTGAAATGACTATAGAGCCAAATATGAATGTGACCCGAATAGAATTTGATCGGCTCGAATGAGTATATACACACGACCAAGGACACCACATGAACACAAATGCACAATAGTAAAATAGGAATGAATAGTAATCAGTAAAAacttatacttcctccgtcccgggctactcgctcatttccttttcggagATAAAGAACTGAAATAAATTGGCCTTTTATAGAGAGTGGGTTGTAAAATAATCCCAATAGTTTGAGATGGCTATTTATGGAGAATGGGTTGCAAAATAATTCCAATATTTTAAGATGCGTACACGGCAAAAAACCATTagttaaagaaaaagaatactTTTACACACAAACTTGCATCACCTACATCCTACATATAAGGTGAAATATATATTCTTGTACTCCTATTTTTTTGCATGACACTactcaaatttattattttatttattatatcatTTTTTGCTTTCagaaacaataataaaataaaagtgtgaCATCCACGACTCCAAACTAAACGCATTTACTTCCATTATTGCGGCTATTCATTCATTCATATGAAAGATCAAGTGCCTTTTTTCTTTTGATCAAAAGTTGGAAGTCAATTTTAAAGAGGgtataaactatttacaccagaATCAAATCATTAAAGATTATAGTTGCatgaataaaaaatagaaatcctTTACACGATCAAATAATCTAATCATTAGAGTGATAGCAagcaaataaaataagaaagaagacTGATCAcgaattgaataaataaaaccCACCGTCTAGGTCTCAgaatatttgattatttttatccaccaacatttaatttaaaagaaataagaagattttaataattatagaGCTACTCATGAGATATGATATTCGAGGCTCGTCTTGGAAAATGCTTGCTTGGAAATTCGGTATTAACGAGCTCGATGATTTTATCAAACCAGGCTAAAAATGGATGGTACACGGTTAGTTAGACTCGCGAACATATTCAAATTTGTTTGGTCACAATCGCTAACATATTCGCAAGTCTTCAGTTAAGCCAATACTTAGGTGAACtttcaattaattaagttcGGATAACTAGTTGATTAACATCACATTTTGAATACTTTTCGAGTCTTTTTTTTAGCCTTTCGAAAGCTCAAGCACGAGCACTAATTTTATACGAATATCAAACGAGCAGAGCTCGAGCTTGCTAGTATTTGGCTCGGCTACTTATGATTGTAGACACTGAAAATAAATGTTATGGATCTTAGAAAAAAAGCTTATATAATTAAGATGGGTCTCATTTTATGAGATCCAACAGAATCGGATCGGATCTGAAATTGGACAAAAAAATAGAATGGTCAACTCTATTTAGATCATGATGATTGGATTgcctaaaaaataaaaggcGGACTTTACCGACGGAATGCGAGTGAGTTGAATGTGCCAGAACCACAACCAGCGTTGTCATTATATATTGATGGATCAAAATTTGCATTTAATTAGATGCCGATGCTAATATTGATCAAACACACATCAAAGAATATATACACTTATACTTCCCACTCTAATACAACATACGTGACACCGTTGCTTTATATAGcacacatattatatagtaattCTTGTTTTCCAACATCATTAATGACACACCATgtgtttaataaaaatatgatcaACCCCACCCAACCCCACCATTCTCGATCCTGAGGAAGTGTCGAAAGTTGGAAACAACAATAAGATACTAGATTTTTATGTCCTTCCCAAGATCTTGTATTTACCAAATTCAATGCAACAAAATTAGATAAAGAGgtaaaattattgaaattcTTATCTAAATGCTCATAGCCTCCTACTAtataataattcaaaataagAAGACAGTTCATGATGAATATTCATCCTATGAGGCTTGAGCTAATGCATATTCACTAAACAaaatagtaattatttttaacTTTATAC from Salvia splendens isolate huo1 chromosome 9, SspV2, whole genome shotgun sequence includes:
- the LOC121746914 gene encoding transcription factor MYB33-like isoform X1 — translated: MHTLLYIAPASSYYSTFSSISTSPIPKFSPCLSFLGSILPQSSLLDVLEQMGNSSTAESEDGVLSADSPLSNDGDNFGGSSSGGIVLKKGPWTAAEDAILVEYVKKHGEGNWNAVQKHTGLARCGKSCRLRWANHLRPNLKKGAFTSEEERIIIELHAKMGNKWARMAAHLPGRTDNEIKNYWNTRIKRRQRAGLSLYPPDLCLQSLPENQQQLSSPRIYDGDKACDILQSNGYWAPNIMFDSLNNFRYAPAIPGIPGSVSMGNGFASPHSYGFNPQTIGVSGQAREPDEPMSDYGSGGVNEAPMFSRTQTDSCVNKSFQSFGLCYPYDTDHTKKLFSSDVNPDTPFMSDVTYSASEHFANAQKSELPSLQYQETGLGVWDPAPESFDSLVQSPLPGPLPSHCPSPGSSGLLEDLIYEAMALGRSENQSSALATPSNVSHGEVTDGSALRTCSTEFKGCIDRNSPSGNSMGSLFNRYTPTTGKSLEDDVTMHHVKSEVFDPSWILDGESKVDYLRPDAMLGSCWVEQSGPASKQRGSMAALLGDTSASASTRGFTSCSWNNLPPVCQISDIP
- the LOC121746914 gene encoding transcription factor GAMYB-like isoform X2, which codes for MGNSSTAESEDGVLSADSPLSNDGDNFGGSSSGGIVLKKGPWTAAEDAILVEYVKKHGEGNWNAVQKHTGLARCGKSCRLRWANHLRPNLKKGAFTSEEERIIIELHAKMGNKWARMAAHLPGRTDNEIKNYWNTRIKRRQRAGLSLYPPDLCLQSLPENQQQLSSPRIYDGDKACDILQSNGYWAPNIMFDSLNNFRYAPAIPGIPGSVSMGNGFASPHSYGFNPQTIGVSGQAREPDEPMSDYGSGGVNEAPMFSRTQTDSCVNKSFQSFGLCYPYDTDHTKKLFSSDVNPDTPFMSDVTYSASEHFANAQKSELPSLQYQETGLGVWDPAPESFDSLVQSPLPGPLPSHCPSPGSSGLLEDLIYEAMALGRSENQSSALATPSNVSHGEVTDGSALRTCSTEFKGCIDRNSPSGNSMGSLFNRYTPTTGKSLEDDVTMHHVKSEVFDPSWILDGESKVDYLRPDAMLGSCWVEQSGPASKQRGSMAALLGDTSASASTRGFTSCSWNNLPPVCQISDIP